Proteins from a single region of Paraflavitalea devenefica:
- a CDS encoding SusC/RagA family TonB-linked outer membrane protein: MKSSLLVLSILFCTMANLKASGVSAQNALDKKISIELKDVLLKEALDRISNLAEVSFVYVSNSTLDENKVSIVARNQKVGDVLKRLLTPYSLHYTVVDNRIIIRSGKPAKPVPMVAAPVEASVNKDVSGVVTSEKGLPLAGVSVTVKGSPRGVATNDKGEFELKNINDDAILVVSVTGYRTEEIKLSHFKNKPLRIQLKEEATNLQEVVVTGFQQVDKKRFGGAAVRLKADDVRMDGTTDVSRMLEGRAAGVTVQNVSGTFGTAPKVRVRGATSINGDNKPLWVVDGVVLEDIVNISNDQLSSGDPATLLGSAVAGLNANDIESFDILKDAAATAMYGARAMNGVVVITTKKGRAGRTSINYTGNLSTQFKPVYADYNIMNSAQQMSVLAELERKGALTPNILDRTDNGVYGKMYEMLHADDNGNFPLENTPEAKAAFLERYAKANTDWFDLLFRNNFMQEHSLSISSGTDKLQSYFSTSFYGDNGWTIADKVRRYTLNYRNNYKFNDKLTAGFAVVGSMRQQRAPGALARNSNPVEGKFDRDFDINPFSYALNTSRTLTAYDEDGNLEYFRRNFAPFNIINELKNNYIDLNVIDLRLQADLGYKLTRNLRYEFVGAVRFVKSSREHQITENANMAEAYRAASTSTVRRLNKFLYQDPDNPEAEKVVVLPFGGFYNRAEDQLLNFDFRNSLNYSKTFAGVHNVSIFGGQQMKYADRQQFSSTGYGYQYDNGGVPFVDYRILKQTIENNFPYYGMSKDYDRFVAFYGSASYSYDSKYNVTGNVRYDGSNRLGQSSTARWLPTWSVAGSWNVDRESFMQDVRWMDYLTVRGAYGLTASMGPATNSNIVLKNINTKRPYLTEVESVIQLANLENSELTWEKLYTTNLGIDAGFFNKRLNVSVDAYQRESFDLISLIKTSGIGGEAYKAANYADMKSSGIEVLVGGTVLNARNWSWKSNFTFGYNTTKITNVKNIPNIFSLVVAEGGAKEGYPVRGLFSIQYEGLDPHTGIPLFINQAGKSSADVYLQDEETKYLVYEGPVDPTMSGGFSNTFTYNAFSLNIFITYQAGNKIRLYPAFKTTYSDLDAMPKEFYDRWIMPGEEKVTNVPSILDAFTANYISASGAYPYNNYNYSTERVARGDFIRLKTASLTWNAGGALIKKAGLTNLSFTLVATNPWLIYSDKKLKGQDPEFFNSGGVAQPVQKQLTLSIKAGL; this comes from the coding sequence ATGAAGTCATCCCTGCTTGTTCTTTCTATTCTTTTTTGCACCATGGCCAATCTGAAGGCTTCAGGGGTAAGTGCACAAAATGCACTGGATAAAAAAATATCTATTGAACTGAAAGATGTGTTATTGAAGGAGGCGCTTGACAGGATCAGTAACCTGGCGGAGGTTTCTTTTGTATATGTAAGCAACAGCACCCTGGATGAAAATAAAGTGAGCATTGTAGCCCGTAACCAGAAAGTGGGCGATGTATTGAAAAGATTGCTTACGCCCTATTCATTACATTATACTGTCGTTGACAACCGTATCATTATACGGTCTGGTAAACCGGCGAAGCCGGTACCAATGGTAGCAGCACCGGTTGAGGCGTCTGTTAATAAAGATGTGTCGGGTGTGGTAACCTCTGAAAAAGGGTTGCCGCTGGCTGGTGTGTCGGTTACGGTCAAAGGCTCTCCGAGAGGAGTGGCTACCAATGATAAAGGCGAATTTGAATTAAAGAACATCAACGATGATGCGATACTGGTGGTTAGTGTAACCGGCTATCGCACAGAAGAAATAAAGCTTAGCCATTTTAAAAATAAGCCGCTGCGCATACAATTAAAAGAGGAAGCCACCAACTTACAGGAAGTGGTGGTTACTGGGTTTCAGCAGGTAGATAAGAAAAGATTTGGAGGAGCAGCAGTGCGTTTGAAGGCCGATGATGTAAGAATGGATGGTACTACAGATGTGAGCCGGATGCTGGAAGGCCGGGCGGCAGGGGTAACTGTACAAAATGTATCCGGTACTTTTGGAACAGCTCCCAAAGTGCGTGTAAGGGGGGCTACTTCTATTAATGGCGATAATAAACCCTTATGGGTGGTGGATGGTGTAGTGCTGGAAGATATCGTCAATATTTCCAACGACCAGTTGTCAAGCGGCGATCCTGCTACCTTGCTTGGCTCGGCAGTAGCGGGCCTGAATGCCAATGATATTGAATCGTTCGATATATTGAAAGATGCTGCTGCAACAGCCATGTACGGCGCCAGAGCCATGAATGGGGTAGTAGTGATCACCACCAAAAAAGGCCGCGCTGGCAGAACTTCTATCAATTATACCGGTAATTTAAGCACCCAGTTTAAGCCCGTTTACGCCGACTATAATATCATGAACTCTGCCCAGCAAATGTCTGTGCTGGCAGAACTGGAGCGTAAAGGAGCATTAACGCCTAATATCCTGGACAGAACTGATAATGGTGTATATGGTAAGATGTACGAAATGCTGCATGCTGATGATAATGGCAATTTCCCACTCGAAAATACGCCGGAAGCCAAAGCCGCCTTTTTAGAGCGATACGCAAAGGCCAACACAGATTGGTTCGACCTGTTGTTCCGGAATAATTTTATGCAGGAGCATTCCCTGAGTATTTCTTCGGGTACTGATAAGTTGCAATCTTATTTTTCCACCAGCTTTTATGGTGATAACGGATGGACCATTGCCGACAAGGTAAGGCGCTATACCCTGAACTACCGTAACAATTACAAGTTTAATGATAAGCTGACTGCTGGTTTTGCAGTAGTGGGTTCTATGAGGCAGCAAAGAGCGCCCGGCGCCCTGGCGCGCAATAGCAACCCGGTAGAAGGGAAGTTTGACCGTGATTTCGATATCAACCCTTTCAGCTATGCACTGAATACCAGCCGTACTTTAACAGCTTATGATGAAGACGGTAACCTGGAGTATTTCCGCCGCAATTTTGCTCCCTTTAATATCATCAATGAGTTAAAGAACAATTATATTGACCTCAATGTAATTGACCTGCGGTTACAGGCCGATCTGGGGTATAAGCTCACCAGGAATCTGCGTTATGAGTTTGTCGGCGCTGTACGTTTTGTAAAATCTTCCCGTGAGCACCAGATCACGGAGAACGCCAATATGGCCGAGGCATACCGTGCTGCCAGCACTTCCACCGTCCGCCGGTTAAATAAATTCTTATACCAGGACCCTGATAATCCCGAAGCAGAAAAAGTAGTGGTATTGCCTTTTGGCGGTTTCTATAACCGTGCAGAAGATCAGTTGCTGAACTTTGATTTCAGGAACAGCCTTAATTATAGCAAAACATTTGCAGGGGTTCATAATGTCAGCATATTTGGTGGTCAGCAAATGAAATATGCCGACAGGCAACAGTTTTCCAGTACCGGCTATGGATATCAATACGACAATGGCGGCGTTCCCTTTGTCGACTACCGCATCCTGAAACAAACGATAGAGAACAATTTCCCTTATTATGGAATGAGTAAGGACTATGACCGTTTTGTTGCGTTCTATGGTTCGGCTTCTTACTCTTATGATTCGAAGTATAATGTCACCGGCAACGTGCGCTATGATGGATCTAACCGGCTGGGTCAGTCAAGCACGGCCCGCTGGCTGCCTACGTGGAGTGTAGCTGGTTCCTGGAATGTGGACCGTGAGTCTTTTATGCAGGATGTACGGTGGATGGATTACCTCACGGTAAGAGGCGCCTACGGCCTTACAGCGAGTATGGGGCCTGCTACCAATTCCAATATTGTACTAAAGAATATTAATACCAAACGTCCTTATCTCACAGAAGTAGAGTCCGTGATACAATTGGCCAACCTGGAGAACTCTGAACTTACCTGGGAAAAGCTATATACTACCAACCTGGGTATAGATGCCGGTTTCTTCAATAAGCGGTTGAACGTAAGTGTGGATGCGTACCAGCGGGAAAGTTTTGACCTCATCAGTCTTATCAAAACCTCCGGTATCGGCGGTGAAGCATACAAAGCAGCCAACTATGCCGATATGAAATCAAGTGGTATTGAAGTATTGGTGGGTGGTACCGTGCTCAATGCCAGAAACTGGAGCTGGAAATCCAACTTCACGTTTGGTTATAATACTACCAAGATCACCAATGTCAAAAACATACCCAATATTTTCAGCCTGGTGGTAGCAGAAGGCGGTGCCAAGGAAGGTTATCCGGTGCGCGGGCTATTTTCTATTCAGTATGAAGGGTTAGATCCACATACCGGCATACCATTGTTTATTAACCAGGCTGGTAAAAGCAGTGCAGATGTGTACCTGCAGGATGAAGAAACAAAATACCTGGTATATGAAGGTCCTGTTGACCCTACCATGTCCGGCGGGTTTTCCAACACTTTCACCTATAACGCATTTTCTTTAAACATCTTCATTACTTACCAGGCCGGTAATAAGATCAGGTTGTATCCTGCTTTCAAAACTACCTATTCCGACCTGGATGCCATGCCCAAAGAGTTCTATGACCGGTGGATCATGCCTGGCGAAGAAAAGGTTACCAATGTACCTTCTATCCTCGATGCATTCACCGCCAACTACATTAGTGCCAGTGGCGCCTATCCCTATAACAATTATAATTATTCAACAGAGCGGGTGGCAAGGGGCGATTTTATACGGCTGAAGACCGCTTCGCTGACCTGGAATGCAGGAGGGGCTTTGATCAAAAAAGCAGGATTGACCAATCTTTCTTTTACACTGGTAGCCACCAATCCCTGGCTGATCTATTCTGATAAAAAACTGAAAGGACAGGACCCTGAGTTCTTTAATTCAGGCGGGGTGGCGCAACCTGTTCAGAAGCAATTGACACTATCCATAAAAGCAGGCCTGTAA
- a CDS encoding RNA polymerase sigma factor: MSNSNAELIARLQQHDVGAFDALYWQYHEVVYRNILKFTKDAIAAEDILQEVFIKLWEKRHTIKTEQSVAGWLFVISFNLSVNHTRKRLREQTLQKKLAAIEPDSGMPAGIIRYEEQYQLLESAIQQLSPQKRKVVTLCKLEGKTYEEAAGELKISRNTVKEHLQAAMVNLNDYIRKKAHIYIAFFVALLND, from the coding sequence ATGAGTAACTCTAACGCTGAACTTATAGCGCGGCTACAGCAGCACGATGTAGGCGCCTTTGATGCTTTATACTGGCAATACCACGAAGTAGTTTACCGTAACATCCTCAAATTCACCAAAGACGCAATAGCGGCCGAAGATATTCTGCAGGAGGTATTCATTAAACTCTGGGAAAAAAGACACACTATTAAGACTGAACAATCGGTAGCGGGCTGGCTTTTTGTGATCAGCTTCAACCTGTCAGTGAACCATACGCGTAAAAGGCTGAGGGAACAAACACTGCAAAAGAAGCTGGCTGCTATAGAGCCGGACAGCGGCATGCCGGCCGGGATCATCCGGTATGAAGAGCAATACCAGCTTCTGGAAAGCGCCATTCAACAATTGTCCCCGCAGAAGCGTAAAGTAGTGACACTGTGCAAACTGGAAGGAAAAACCTATGAAGAGGCTGCCGGCGAATTAAAGATCTCCCGCAATACAGTGAAAGAACACCTGCAGGCGGCCATGGTAAACCTGAATGATTACATACGTAAAAAAGCACATATCTATATCGCTTTTTTTGTTGCATTGCTCAATGATTGA